Within the Dechloromonas denitrificans genome, the region CAGGCCACTCTTGATTGCTTCAACTTTTGCCCGCTCGTCCGCTCCAAAAACTATTACCAGCGCACAGCGATTCTTCTCCGGGACCAACGTACAAAATGATCGGTTCTTCTTGTACCGCAGCGACCAGCCGTGTTTCTTCCCGCCATACAGCCACTCGGGCGTAAAAACGCCCGGGTAGCTCTGCTCAATCAATTGCCTGATCAGTTCCCAGTATCGGTAAGCATCCTCGCCAAGCCAGTCGGCAACGGCCGAATTGGTTGGCGGGGTGCCAGGTTCGGTCATCCGATTCGCGGACTCGTTCATTTATTCCTCGGCATAAGGTCTCCTGCGCTGCTCGGTTTGATGTCTCGACGATGGCCTAGCGCGAGCGGCCATCAAGATGCATTACCGGGAGCGACGAAAGGTCGACGTCCTCAAGGCAGCGAGCATTGACCGCCGCCTTGCGATTCCCCGAAGGATCAGTTCCCTCGCCAAAAGGATGAATGCCGCATTTCGGGCAGAAGTGATGCTTGATGACGTGCTTTCCGAAGGTGTAGGTAGCAAGGTTGCTTTCCGGCGTCAGTAAGCGCAGCGCATCTCTTGCGACGAACCAGTGCAGCGCCCCCATCCGGGAGCAGATTGAACAGTTGCAATCGGCGACCTGGGTAAGTTCGCTCTCGACCTCGAATGCAATGTGCCCACAGTGACAACTGCCTTTGTAGATCATTGTCTAGCTCCTTTCATTTCCGGGTTTGGTGATTGCAGTGATGGAGGTTGCAATGTTGCCTTGTGACGCCGAATGTTCAAGGTAAGTGAGGCTACTCCATCGCGACGCGTCCCTTGGACAATGGATCAGGCATGACAATTCATGCGATTGACTTTGCCCAAAGCGACAATATCTGGGATATGGCCAGCAAAATCCACGGCAGTAAACGTGGCAGCCTGTTCTCGCCTGCAAGGCGTGAAAACCTAAAGGCGATCGCCATGAAAGAACCGCCAAAGGCGATCAAAGAGACTCCGGCCACCCTGGCCGCCTTGCCTTCAAGCGGAGAAGGTCCGAAAAAGAACTGTCCAAATTCCGGACCGCTCAACGGGTCCAGGTGTGCGCTAGTAACCGCGCTGACGCCAAACCAAAACAGGAAACCTGCGAACGGCGAAACAATAAGAATGAGCAATAAAGTATGAAGCCATGTCGGGAGTGCTTCATCCGATGGAAATAATGAATGCTGCATCAGGATGCCCAACGTTGTAGGTAAGGGGCACGCGGCTTGCCGCGTGTCCCAGCGGCCGAAGGCCGCGCCTTGACCGGAATGTTAGAGGTCATTGGCCGCACTCCGGGTTAAACACGACGAAGTGAGGAGAGCCCATGAAGAACCGATCTTTGTCGGAAAGGTGCTCATGCTCCCAAGACGTGCCACGAGTTTCTATCCCATTTGCACAGTTTTCGAGGAATTTCGCAATGCGCCGTAGTTCTTCTGGTGTGGCGACGAGCGTTATTTCGGCCAACTCAGCAGGCACGATCTCTTCAATTTCTAGGCCTTCGTCAGCGTAACCGTGAATTTTCACTGTGACCTCTAACGTAGATCTAACCGGCGCTGCGCGGCTTTATCGCGCAGCGTCCAGCGACCGAAGGGAGCGAGGTTGAGTGATGGGATGGACTCCCCCGTCTTTTCAGCGCCCAATTGGCGTTGCCGGTGCTCATGGGGATGGGGATCGGTCTTCGACGAAAGGAGTCCGAAATGCATGCTACTACCGTTGCAGTTGATCTGGCCAAGAGTGTATTCCAAATCGCTATTGCTGATGAGAAGTGGAAAGTCGTCGAGCAGCAGCGCCTGACCCGCAGTCAGTTCGAATGCTGGTTCCACAACCGTGACGTCGGGCTGGTCGTCATGGAAGCCTGTGGGTCTGCGCATCATTGGGGTCGTTGGCTCAATGGCCTGGGTATTGAAGTCAAGCTACTGCCTGCCGCCTATATCAGGGCCTACGTAAAACGCAACAAGACCGATGCCGCCGATGCCTGTGCCTTGCTCGAAGCGGCACGCTGTGCCGACATCGTGCCGGTGCGGGTGAAATCCGTCGAGCAGCAGGCACTGCAGGGCTTGCATCGTATCCGTTCCCGCTGGATGGGAACGCGCACCGCCCGGATCAACACGCTGCGCGGCTTTTGTCGGGAGTTTGGGCTGGTCGTGCCGCAAGGGGCGCGCACCGGTGTCGAAGCCATGAGCCGGGCACTGGCCGATCCGAATGCGCCCATTCCGCTGCTGATCCGCGAATCAATGAAATTGCTGATTGAGGAAATCCGCCTGCTTGAGTTGCGGATCGCACAACTGGAGCGGGAGCTGACTTCACTCGCCCGACAAAGCCCGGCCTGTACCGAATTGCTGACCATTCCCGGCATTGGCCTGTTGACGGCAACGGCGATGGTCGCCGCGACCGGCGGCAGTGTCAGCCACTTCAAGGATGCCCGGCACTTTGCGAGTTGGTTCGGCCTGACGCCGAAAGAGTTCTCCTCGGGTAACAGTCGCAAGCTCGGTCGGATTTCCAAAAAGGGAGATCGCTATCTGCGCATGTTGCTGACGCATGGTGCCCGCGCCGTGCTGCGCGCGGCCGAACTGGCCCGGCGAGCAGGCAAACCGCTTGATGGCTTGCGAACCTGGGCCACCGAGATCCAGGCGCGAGCGCATCACAACAAGGCAGCTTGTGCCCTGGCCAACAAGTTGGCCAGGGTCTGTTATGCCGTATTGCGGGATCACGTGCCGTTCGGCAGTCCGCAACCTCACCAGGAAAAGAAGCTCAACCGTACAGCATTTGCTATGGCCGCCTGAAAGGAGAAACCGTGTTTCGTTGTTCCCCCACCTCGCGTTTGCTTTGAGACTGATCGCCCATCATGGCTAATTGGGTCGCACCCACACGGATTGACGCCGTTAACTCTGCCGGCAGCTTGCGTGCCGCTTTGAGCGATTGGCGCTCCGTGGGCAGATTCCATGTCGGCACGGGTCAAATAGAACCCACTATCGATGCCGGATATACGACTGCATGCGTTATCCAACGGCCAAACCTATCGATCAGTTTCCTTGTTTTTTGGGGGAGTCCATATACGCCATGTTAGACCTTGGGTTTGAACCTTGCAGTAATAACATTTGCAGCAACACTCGCCCCAAGGGCTGCAAACCCAAATGCAACGATGTTTTTCGTGTAGCTGATGAATTGGGGAAGAAGAACGAACAGGGTCGGATAGTTCGTCCGCATTAAAGGCTCCCATTCCGCTGTGTTGGCAGCAATTTGTTCAAAGCCTGTATACATAAGAGAGGCGGACAAAATTAGCAAAAGCGCAAAGAAGAAATGTGTTCCTTGCGAGGAGCCGCCACGAATATATAGATACCCAACCAACAAACCAGAATTCGCGAGCATTAGCAGTGAGGACCAGAACACGCTGTTGAACACAAGCGAAAGCTCAGGGGGCCAAAAGTATGGGATGGCAATACCAGCAACAACAATCAGGCAGCTAAGAAAGCCGAGGGCAAAGTTTTTCATAAGGTAAAGGTCTAACGAAGCTGTAGAAAAAGTGTATTCATGCCCGCATCGTGCCGTGAACCATATGGAATAACAAGGTTCCAACCTGAAGATGAATTCAGGAGACGGCGATGGCCCGCTACAAAGCAATCGACACCAGCCCGAGGTTTCTGGCGGTGGATCTGGAGAAGCAGTTGCTGCCGGGCAGTTTCGAACATGCCGTGCATCACCTGCTCGACCACGAATTCGACCTCTCCCTCTTCGACACCCGTTACCGCAACGACCTGAGCGGCGCCTGTGCCTATCCGCCGGGGATGCTGCTCAAAGTCATTCTCTGCGCTTACGCCCAGGGCGTGGTGAGTAGCCGGGGCATCGAGCGACTGTGCCGCGAACACGTCACCTTCATCGCCCTCAGTGGCGATAGTGCGCTGCACTTTACGACGCTGGCCGCCTTCGTCTCCAGCCTCGACGAGGAAGTCGCCCAGCTCTTCGCCCAGGTGCTTTACCTCTGCGACCGGCAAGGCCTGATCGGCCGGGAAATGTTTGCCATCGACGGCGTCAAGTTGCCAAGCAACGCATCGAAGGCCAAAAGCGGCACCCGCGCCGACTTCGCCCACCAAGCCAACAAGCTCGAAGCCGCCGCGAAGAAGATGCTTGAGCGCCACCGCGCGAACGACCGCCGGCCTGTCGAGCCGGATCTTGCCGAGAAATCTCGGCAACGTGCTGAAAGCCTGAATCAAGAAGCCGCCCAACTACGCCAATGGCTGGCCGCCAACCCCAAAGACAGAAAGGGCAGCAAGGGCGCCATCAGGAAGAGCAACCGCACCGATCCCGACAGCGCCAAGATGGCGACCGGCAAAGGCGTCATTCAAGGCTTTACCGGCGTGGCTGCGGTCGACGCTAAGCACCAGATCATCATCGAAGCCCAGGCCCACGGCACGGGTTCTGAACAGGAGCTGTTGCTGCCGGTCGTGCGCGCCACGCAGGCACAAGCCACCCCGGATACGCTCTATACGGCTGATGCCGGCTATCACTCGGAACGCAACCTCAAGGCGTTGGCCCAAGAGAACATCAACGCCCTGATTGCGGACAACGGCATGCGCCAACGCGACGAACGCTTCAAGGATCAGGGCAAACACAAGCAGAAACCTGATCCGCTCTACGACAAGGCGCACCCGAAGAAAGCCACAAAACAATACCGGCCACAGGACTTCACGCTCGATCCGGAAACCGGGATTTGCACCTGTCCAGCCGGCAAGCAGCTCTACCGCAATGGCACGAACTGCATCCACAACGGCCACCTCGCCACCAAATACAGCGGCACCCTGCGCGATTGCCTGCCCTGCGCACAACGTGACAAATGCCTGCGCACACCGGAGAAGACGAAAGTCCGGCAGGTCGCTTTCTTCCGGGGTAAATCCAGTACAACCAAAGAAAGCCACACCGACCGGATGAAGCGGGCTATCGACAGCGAAGAAGGCAAAGCCCGTTACGGCAGAAGGTTTGCCACGGTCGAACCGGTGTTTGGCAATATCCGGCACAACAAGCGGCTGGATCGGTTCACGCTACGCGGGCGGCAGAAGGTCGACACGCAGTGGAAGTTGTATTGCCTGGTGCACAACATCGAGAAGCTGGCGCATCACGGGTTCGGGCAGTAGGCAAAAGAAGGGCGTAATCCCCTCGCCAGACGGTCGCTGCCGACCCCGAAAGCAGAATGCAGCGGTTGACCAGTTCAGATGCATGAAAAAGCAAAATGGCGCAGAGAAAACCTGCGCCATTTTTTTGCCGGAAATCGGGCTGGGGAAGGGTTTTTCTACAGCGTCAACGTTCAAGGTCAGGGGCGCAGCGCGACGCTTTATCGCGCAGCGTCCCCTGCACCGCAGGGTGTGCGCCCAGCATGGGCGGGATGTAATGGGGTGTAAGTCCCCTGTGGGAGTACCGAAATTGATTCGACATATTGGATTGATGATAACCACTAGCCGAAGGCAAGGGCAAGGTCGTGAGGGCTTGTCTGGAGGAAGCCGGAGTGCAAACGTGCGAGGCGACGGACAGAAACTGCATAGAAGGCCTGGTTTGCGGGCGAGCTGGCACCTCGTGGCGAAGCCCATCGGATACAGCGGACAAGGTAAATGCGGCGCTTGTGCACGGACACATCGCGTTCTTACCTGGGGAGATCTGATCGGCGAGCGATGCGCTGACGTTTCGCAAAAGCAGTGGGGAGCGCTGCTCAACAAAATGGTCCAGGCGTCGCGGCAAGCTGCCGACCGCAGACGAGCGAACAGGCAGCGAGCGAAAACGAAGGGCATAGCGCGACGGCGAGCAATCGTCGTCGTGACCGGTCAGGAGTCAGCAGAGGCCGTAGTAGGTGCCGGTACGGACTGAAGGGCTGAACATGAACAGACAAGGAGGAGCCGTGAGTCACTCGAACCCGACATTGAACCCGACCGGGGGAGCCGGGGACCGGCGTGGTCTTGCCCAGCCAGCCTTGCACGAAGACTTGATGGAAGCAGTACTGTCGCCGGCCAACATGAAACAGGCGTGGCGTCGAGTGAAGTCCAACCGAGGCGCACCGGGCATTGACGGCCTGCGCATCGACGACTTCCCGGCCTATGCCCGCGACCAGTGGCCAGCGATCCGCCAGAGCCTCAACGATGGCCGTTATCAACCTCAGCCGGTCCGACGGGTCACCATCCCGAAGCCGGACGGAGGCGAACGCGCGCTGGGTATCCCGACCGTAGTTGATCGGGTCATCCAGCAAGCCATCGCCCAAGTCATGACGCCGATATTCGATCCGGAATTCTCGGAATCGAGTTATGGCTTCCGACCAAAACGCTCTGCCCACGGCGCGCTCAAGCAGGTGAAGGCCGACATCCAGACCGGCTACCGCGTCGCCGTCGATCTCGACTTGGCGAAGTTCTTCGACAATGTCGATCACGACATCCTGATGGCCCGCGTGGCCATCAGGATCGGCGACAAGCGGTTGCTGGCCCTCATCGGCCGTTACCTGCGGGCAGGCGTATTGATCAATGACGACATTCAACCCAGCGAGTTGGGAACGCCGCAAGGCGGACCGCTCTCGCCGCTGCTGGCCAATATCCTGCTCGACGATCTGGACCGGGAACTGGAAGGGAGAGGCCACCGGTTTGTACGGTACGCCGACGACCTGATGGTACTGGTCAAGAGCGAACGGGCAGGCCAGCGTGTCAAAGCCAGTCTGACCACGTATCTTGGCCGACAGCTCAAACTGCCGGTCAACGAGAAAAAGAGCCAAGTGGTGAAGATCGACCAGTGTGTGTTCCTCGGTTTCACCTTCAAGAGGGGCAAGCTGCGTTGGTCGGATGCCGCCTTCGCGGACTTCAAGCACCGCATCCGGGAATTGACGGGGCGAAGCTGGGGAGTCTCGATGCAATACCGGTTCGACAAGCTCGGGCAGTACCTGCGTGGCTGGATGGGCTACTTCGGCATCTCCGAGTATTACCGGCCGATTCCCGAACTGGACGAATGGCTGCGACGACGGGTGCGCATGTGCTACTGGAAACAGTGGCGCCTCACTCGAACGAAGATCGGCCATCTTCTGGCGCTGGGCGTCGGCAAGCGCACGGCGATCCTGACGGGCGTCAGCAGCAAGAGCTACTGGCACTTGTCGCGGTCGCGGGCGACGCAGGTGGGGATGACGAACGATTGGTTGAAGGCGCAGGGGCTGGCGAGTATCCGCGATCTTTGGATGAAGGCTCACGGCTACGCATGAGGGACATCGTGTGCGCCCTGTTCATGAACCGCCCGGTGCGGACCCGCATGCCGGGTGGTGTGGGGAGGGCCGGTTAGAAGCCGGCCCTTACCCGATTGGGCGGCATAGTTAGCCTGCCCACGGTAGTTCTTTCACTATCTCGTCTAACGAGTTCAGATCGGAAGCCGGAATCCACCCGCAGCTTCCGTCTGTGGTCTGTACGCGATACTGATTGTTCTTCGAGTCATAGAGCTTCACTTTCACGTAGGTTCCCGGCGGAATGACTCGCGCGGGGCATTCGGCACCTTGCAAGGCAAGAGGCTTCCCTGCAACCCCGGCAACTTCAACCGAGTAGATCGTTTTCGGCTCTTCCACGAGAGCCTTCCCATCTGAACTTAATTGATACCGAACCTCTTTCGACCAGAACCCCTGCCATGTGGAGACACTGACATGGCCGTTTCCTTGCGGCTGGGGAGGCTGGCAACTTGGGCCAGAGTCAAAACGCAACAAGGGTACGAGCTTGTTTCCGATATACGCGAGCAGATGGTAGATGCATGTGCCGGCCTCGGGTGTTTCAAGAAGCAGTTGCCGTTGGGGCCGTTTGCGATCTATCGACACCACCCGAATATCCGGTAAGTCGGACTCAGCGGAGAAGAACTCAGCGAAGTAGTTCGCTGCGCCAATTTTCACATTGACGCGCGAACGCCAAGCGTCCTTTGCTGGGGTCGTGGCGACTTCAATAACTTCAGCCTTCCGATCTCCGTCAAGATCAACGCGGAGTCGATACAGTTCGCCTGCAATGCTGGCTGCGGGTGCAGCGACAGCAAGAAAGCCGACTGTGGCGAAGATGAGCCTAGTGCGCATATGACGCCCAACGTTGTAAATCACCGGACGGCAAAAGCGCAGCTTTTGACGGTCCGGTGGATTGGAATGTTAGAGGTGCCACGCAAGGCCCCCCGAAGCAATGACGAGCAAAGCAAGCGACACCATTACAAAAGCTGAGACATAGCGAATGAAAGGTTTTCGGTGAGGGCGTGCCGCCTCGGAGAGAAACCGATCTGATGCGAATGCGATTGGACCAAGCGCATATACCCACAGCGGTGCATTGAAACCACGAATCAGCGGAACGAAGTGCCGTAAGGCCATAGCCAATAGCCCGCACGGTAATGCAAAGACAGCAATCGTGATTCCGATGGCAATTGTGTCGGTCACAAGAGACCTCTAACGTTGAAAATCACCGGACGGAGGCAAGCGCAGCTTGCCGGAGGTCCGGTGGATTGCGATGTTGGGCGTCATCGTTTGATAGCACTCAGCATTTCCCTGACGCGCTGCCAAGCAGGATCTTTACCTGCAACGACTTTCACAGAGATTGGCGGATACGCATCGAAAAACGTACGGATACCTTTGTTAAGCGC harbors:
- a CDS encoding GFA family protein, with the translated sequence MIYKGSCHCGHIAFEVESELTQVADCNCSICSRMGALHWFVARDALRLLTPESNLATYTFGKHVIKHHFCPKCGIHPFGEGTDPSGNRKAAVNARCLEDVDLSSLPVMHLDGRSR
- the ltrA gene encoding group II intron reverse transcriptase/maturase encodes the protein MSHSNPTLNPTGGAGDRRGLAQPALHEDLMEAVLSPANMKQAWRRVKSNRGAPGIDGLRIDDFPAYARDQWPAIRQSLNDGRYQPQPVRRVTIPKPDGGERALGIPTVVDRVIQQAIAQVMTPIFDPEFSESSYGFRPKRSAHGALKQVKADIQTGYRVAVDLDLAKFFDNVDHDILMARVAIRIGDKRLLALIGRYLRAGVLINDDIQPSELGTPQGGPLSPLLANILLDDLDRELEGRGHRFVRYADDLMVLVKSERAGQRVKASLTTYLGRQLKLPVNEKKSQVVKIDQCVFLGFTFKRGKLRWSDAAFADFKHRIRELTGRSWGVSMQYRFDKLGQYLRGWMGYFGISEYYRPIPELDEWLRRRVRMCYWKQWRLTRTKIGHLLALGVGKRTAILTGVSSKSYWHLSRSRATQVGMTNDWLKAQGLASIRDLWMKAHGYA
- a CDS encoding IS110 family transposase gives rise to the protein MHATTVAVDLAKSVFQIAIADEKWKVVEQQRLTRSQFECWFHNRDVGLVVMEACGSAHHWGRWLNGLGIEVKLLPAAYIRAYVKRNKTDAADACALLEAARCADIVPVRVKSVEQQALQGLHRIRSRWMGTRTARINTLRGFCREFGLVVPQGARTGVEAMSRALADPNAPIPLLIRESMKLLIEEIRLLELRIAQLERELTSLARQSPACTELLTIPGIGLLTATAMVAATGGSVSHFKDARHFASWFGLTPKEFSSGNSRKLGRISKKGDRYLRMLLTHGARAVLRAAELARRAGKPLDGLRTWATEIQARAHHNKAACALANKLARVCYAVLRDHVPFGSPQPHQEKKLNRTAFAMAA
- a CDS encoding SH3 domain-containing protein gives rise to the protein MRTRLIFATVGFLAVAAPAASIAGELYRLRVDLDGDRKAEVIEVATTPAKDAWRSRVNVKIGAANYFAEFFSAESDLPDIRVVSIDRKRPQRQLLLETPEAGTCIYHLLAYIGNKLVPLLRFDSGPSCQPPQPQGNGHVSVSTWQGFWSKEVRYQLSSDGKALVEEPKTIYSVEVAGVAGKPLALQGAECPARVIPPGTYVKVKLYDSKNNQYRVQTTDGSCGWIPASDLNSLDEIVKELPWAG
- a CDS encoding IS1182 family transposase — encoded protein: MARYKAIDTSPRFLAVDLEKQLLPGSFEHAVHHLLDHEFDLSLFDTRYRNDLSGACAYPPGMLLKVILCAYAQGVVSSRGIERLCREHVTFIALSGDSALHFTTLAAFVSSLDEEVAQLFAQVLYLCDRQGLIGREMFAIDGVKLPSNASKAKSGTRADFAHQANKLEAAAKKMLERHRANDRRPVEPDLAEKSRQRAESLNQEAAQLRQWLAANPKDRKGSKGAIRKSNRTDPDSAKMATGKGVIQGFTGVAAVDAKHQIIIEAQAHGTGSEQELLLPVVRATQAQATPDTLYTADAGYHSERNLKALAQENINALIADNGMRQRDERFKDQGKHKQKPDPLYDKAHPKKATKQYRPQDFTLDPETGICTCPAGKQLYRNGTNCIHNGHLATKYSGTLRDCLPCAQRDKCLRTPEKTKVRQVAFFRGKSSTTKESHTDRMKRAIDSEEGKARYGRRFATVEPVFGNIRHNKRLDRFTLRGRQKVDTQWKLYCLVHNIEKLAHHGFGQ
- a CDS encoding DUF3788 domain-containing protein; this encodes MNESANRMTEPGTPPTNSAVADWLGEDAYRYWELIRQLIEQSYPGVFTPEWLYGGKKHGWSLRYKKNRSFCTLVPEKNRCALVIVFGADERAKVEAIKSGLTTKTRMEYDRTATYHDGKWLLLVIDTDSVVKDVMLLLALKRRPINAKNA